DNA from Ictalurus punctatus breed USDA103 chromosome 20, Coco_2.0, whole genome shotgun sequence:
tgtcATTTTCTCATCCGAtctcttgaggaatttccctgagatgctttttaaatagtattaaaggagttcccaccgacgctggacccttattggctgctttttggaatCTTTTGCTTCAAGTCGCccatttaaaactattttttttgtaaataaaatgttagttttctaatgaaagaaatgaatacgttggcacgattatattttgtctacgacaccaaTTTCAATCagacaccttcagatcaaaagatttttaagatcatgagaaacatttcagtcatgtgtgtgtgtgtatatatatatatatatatatatatatatatgtgtatgtgtgtatatatatatatatatatatatatatatatatatatatatatatatatatatatatatatatatatatatatatacacacacacatatatacatacatatatatacacacacacacatacatatacatacatacacggcAGAGATTAATCAGTGACCCTAACCAATCACAGGTGTCTGTTAGCTCATGTATAAAATGGAGAGTTAgcatatagtatagtataggtaataaaaaaataaataaataaaaagacgaAGCTCAAGGTCAACAGGAAAAAAGCATTCTTATTTTATTGGACACTTTACATTAGATGAATTCTCTCCCCCGTCTCGAGGGCTTTAAAATGTTACAGCTTCAAGATCCTATATCAACTACTAATGCTGAGTCTTTCATAATACAAGGCCAAAATCACCTTACTGTTCAGAACTTTTCATTTCACAGACATCGcttaaaaatgaacacatatTTACAGTGTGGGTTTGAGTGCAGAGTTCACCTACAACGCTGCCTCCATAACGAGACACGCCCTTTAAACTCATGGAATTTTAAAATAAGTGAGAAAGCGCAGGAATCCTCAGCGCCTGCGACGGCTCGGGGAGTTGGACCTGCAGAGAAACGGAACACACGGAGGGAATGTCAGTGTTATCTCGCTCTCACACAGTCACACCTCACAGCTTGTAGCATCAACATAAAACAGAACAAGGAGCAGGGTTAAATGTACAATGGCTCAGTACAACATGGATTACTGCTCTATGTCTTGAAAatctattgtttaaaaatagataaaatagGTAAAAATGCATGTGcagaattaaaaatgttaaataacatcAATGCAACGTTACACATCACAGACAGggaataatatataaaaaaaaaaaaaaaaggaaaaaagataaaaatggaTACTACCTTGATCGCGATTTAGACTTGTGTTTGCGGCTTGCCTTCTTACCAGACTTGTGCGATTTTTCCGTTGACCTTGATCGACTACGTTTAGTTTTTTTAGACTTTTTGCCTTTGCTAACCTCGGGGGACGGGGACCTGCTGGAGTCAGAGTCCGAGTACTTCCTGTTTGATTTGGTCGAACTCTTTCTACTAGACCTGCTGTCCTGTCGGGAAATAGTGTCGCTCTCTCGCCGCTTCTTCTTTGATCTGCTCTCCTCCTCTCTGGCTGAGCTAgcatccctctctctttctcgttccctttctcgctctctttccctctccttctccttttccctttccttctctcttgcCTTTtgcttgtctttctttttttctagctccttctcttttctcttcttctccttctcacGGCTTGGGCTcctctctttcctcctctctctgtctctgcttcTCGTTCTCTTCCTTCGACTGTGGCTGCGACTGCGCCGTCTATCACGGCTGCGACTGCGCTTCCTGTAGCGAGCCGAGCTCCGGTCTCGACTGTTCCGTCTCCTCTCCCTGTCACCGCGTTCTGAATGATTCCTGCGGGAACTCCGACTACGACTGCGGCTGTGCCTGCGGTTTCCACGCGAAGCTGAGCGACTGCGCCGCCTCTTCCTGCGTGGAGAGGAAGAACgggatgaagaggaagaggacgTGGAGGAGGAAGACGATGACacagaagaggaggaagacgaGCTGGAGGAGGACGTACGGCTGCGGCGTGACCCTGAATGCTTGACCTCACTAACCTCTGACCTCTGGCCTGACTCCAACTCCCTATCCTTAACttcctgtttgtgtttggaatctgactgctCGTCCTCATGACTCTCTCGCTCCCTTTCCCTGCTCCCTAGGCCTGGGggttctggaaaaaaaaaacacacaatattaCTAAGATTCTCTGACATAATGAACATACACTGTTTATGACATACTTTTAGTGAAGGGTTAAAGGGGCAGACGAAGAGGGTGGAGGATGGAAGTTGAAGGGGTGGATGAAGAAGATGGAAGTTAAAGGGGCAGGTGAAGAAAATGGAAGTTACAGAGGCGGATGAAGATGATGGACGTTAAAGGGGCGGATGAAGAAAATGGAAGTTAAAGGGGCGGATGAAGAAGATGGAAGTTAAAGGGGCGGATGAAGAAGATGGAAGTTAAAGGGGCGGATGGAGAACATGGAAGTTAAAGGGGCGGATGAAAAAGATGGAAGTTAAAGGGGCGGATGAAGAAAATGGAAGTTAAAGGGGCGGATGGAGAACATGGAAGTTAAAGGGGTCAACAGGCAGCTTtggcctaaaaaaaaaaaataaataaaaaaaataaaaaaaaagagtctggGGCAATAAtacagtgaagtgtgtgtgaatgatacTGACCTGGGTTAGTAACAACATGCTCCTCCAGCTCCTGTCTTTCCTGCTCCTTGCGCCGAAACGCGTCCTGTTTCTGGCGAATCCGATGCCGCAGCTCCTCTTCATCCGTATCAGACGAGTCCGAGCCCTTCACGCTACGCTCATCCTCACTCTCGTCTGATCCGTACGCCCCGAGGCCGCCTGCAGCCACAAAatcatattattttttatcaaaaATCACAGGAAAATAATTGCAGCCCATTACGCTCCCTGAACCAAACACCATGTTTTAACATTTTCCACAACTGAGCATCAAACACCAGTCTTGCCTACTGGAACATTAAGagacacgcatacacacacacacacacacacacttaaccaaTCAAACGAACGTGTTGGTCCATTCTGACAGTTTACACTTGTTTTCCGGGTTGTCAGATGTGTTTGACTCGAACATTACGGTGAAGTTAACTtaaaaagggtgtgtgtgtgagattagaATGAAGCTAGCATTATGTAAGCATAACATTAGTGTGAGGTTACTAATACATTAGTGTAACGTTAGTGTGACACCAATGTGAGGTTATTGGCATGACTGAGTCCGAGTGAGCACTGGCGCACGGTAAGTAACATTAGCATGAGGCTGACATGAGATTAGCATTATATTAATGTGATGCAAGTGTGGGGGTACCATGACTACAATAACATTATACTTGAGTTGATCATAAATGTGTTTTGCTGATAGAGAAGAACTAACACACCAACAcgcgtgcacgcacacacacacgccttctCTAATATGGCCTTCTGGGTAATAGAGCATGCTCTTAATTAGTAAACAGCTTATTAACCTCATGTGTCAAATGTTAATATACTGAAAAGCAAGCACATGACTGCTTAATAATCTGctatttatggaaaaaaaaaaagtgacagaaTAAGTTACGCCCATATAGACACCCCCTCCCCTAACCCTGTCCTTTGATTGACCCCTGACCCCGTCTGAGGAAGTGTACACTTACcgagggaggagagagaagcCAGTGCACTGGACAGTGCCAGCTGTTTTGCAGGAGCTTTGATTCACATCAACAACAGGAACAACATGTTAAAACACAAAGCCaccattttctctctcaaagCCTCTAGACAGGAGGGTACACTTGATTACGCAATACTGACAAGCACCGCCTTggcaagaacaaaacaaaataaaaaataaaaataaaaataaaaaagtggagagaaaaagaaggtta
Protein-coding regions in this window:
- the pnisr gene encoding arginine/serine-rich protein PNISR, with the protein product MWDQGGQPWQQWPLSQQQWMQSFQHQQDPGQVDWAALAQAWIAQKESSGTTLEQQPQQQQPNGQDGAGLDTHNNHTNFQNDSNFNRMWQPEWGMHSQPPPPPPPPPPPPADQTWIPPAPAPMDIVNPSEDSNSQDSVEFTNDPHHVFSQNSHGFNSGTEHYPAAPMAVNQFDYQHGAFGPPGTGFPPPFWPDGPQNRRDRMPGFRTDRPRSPGQMGIKTEAPVIDAVKRRTLPAWIREGLEKMDREKQKKLEKERMEKERAEMAHEEKDKGAAVEEGDEIRVPRKSKFDSDDEDGDEGEDAEESVMVKIPSPVHEEQSEPEMTEEERESQLMLLTKTLLTEVLLEVTNEEIVRVALETHRKASKAPAKQLALSSALASLSSLGGLGAYGSDESEDERSVKGSDSSDTDEEELRHRIRQKQDAFRRKEQERQELEEHVVTNPEPPGLGSRERERESHEDEQSDSKHKQEVKDRELESGQRSEVSEVKHSGSRRSRTSSSSSSSSSSVSSSSSSTSSSSSSRSSSPRRKRRRSRSASRGNRRHSRSRSRSSRRNHSERGDRERRRNSRDRSSARYRKRSRSRDRRRSRSHSRRKRTRSRDRERRKERSPSREKEKKRKEKELEKKKDKQKAREKEREKEKERERERERERERERDASSAREEESRSKKKRRESDTISRQDSRSSRKSSTKSNRKYSDSDSSRSPSPEVSKGKKSKKTKRSRSRSTEKSHKSGKKASRKHKSKSRSRSNSPSRRRR